The genomic stretch GAGATCTGCGACAAGAAGCCCAACTTCAACTTCCAGGTGAGCTTCTCCCACCGCCGGTCGAAGCGGCAGTGGTCGCCCAACGTGCAGCGCATCCGCATCTGGGACGGCAGGTCCACGCGCCGGGCCGACGTCTGCACGTCCTGCATGAAAGCCGGCAAGGTCACCCGCCCGCCGCAGCGCACCGCCCCGTCGTAGCCCGCACGGCCTACCGGCGACGCCAAC from Egibacteraceae bacterium encodes the following:
- the rpmB gene encoding 50S ribosomal protein L28, which codes for MAAVCEICDKKPNFNFQVSFSHRRSKRQWSPNVQRIRIWDGRSTRRADVCTSCMKAGKVTRPPQRTAPS